In Aquipuribacter nitratireducens, the following proteins share a genomic window:
- a CDS encoding response regulator → MTTDATPRRPRVVLAEDSVLLREGLVRVLEESGFDVVAAAGDAEGFLAAVAEHAPDMVLTDVRMPPTFTDEGVRAALVVRQQYPDVAVMVLSQYVEENYASELLAGRAKGVGYLLKDRVADVGEFVEAMQRVAGGGTALDPEVVAQLFARARREDPLRSLTPREGDVLRLMAEGRSNSGIAAALFVTEGAVEKHVSNLFTKLDLPPTGDDHRRVLAVLRYLEHAD, encoded by the coding sequence GTGACCACCGACGCCACGCCCCGCCGTCCGCGGGTCGTCCTCGCGGAGGACAGCGTCCTGCTGCGGGAGGGTCTCGTCCGCGTCCTCGAGGAGAGCGGCTTCGACGTCGTCGCTGCGGCCGGGGACGCCGAGGGCTTCCTCGCCGCCGTCGCCGAGCACGCCCCGGACATGGTGCTGACCGACGTCCGCATGCCCCCGACGTTCACCGACGAGGGCGTCCGCGCGGCGCTCGTGGTGCGGCAGCAGTACCCCGACGTCGCCGTCATGGTCCTCAGCCAGTACGTCGAGGAGAACTACGCCTCCGAGCTGCTCGCCGGCCGGGCGAAGGGCGTCGGCTACCTCCTCAAGGACCGGGTCGCCGACGTCGGCGAGTTCGTCGAGGCGATGCAGCGGGTCGCCGGCGGCGGCACCGCGCTGGACCCGGAGGTCGTCGCGCAGCTGTTCGCGCGCGCCCGCCGGGAGGACCCGCTGCGCAGCCTCACACCCCGCGAGGGCGACGTCCTGCGGCTCATGGCCGAGGGCCGGTCGAACTCCGGGATCGCCGCGGCCCTGTTCGTCACCGAGGGCGCGGTCGAGAAGCACGTCTCCAACCTCTTCACCAAGCTCGACCTCCCCCCGACCGGTGACGACCACCGGCGGGTGCTGGCGGTCCTGCGCTACCTCGAGCACGCGGACTGA
- a CDS encoding sensor histidine kinase, producing MSTSTAPHGDLGARSREPGRPTASPADGAGPGSPPEPHGTRRGPLRLWLRGWTSVVHLVLDAVLAGFFLAIVVAVISFGLLSSTLVGLPLLALTLVVAFAAIGAERWRIALLLGTWVPPMEPRPPHLPTWRRYLLDPRPWRSLLYLTLISLWGLTGGVVVLALLLAAVTATLAPLLPPGSVSLGADPLPQGLVWAAGAVGLLTLLVLPFLAWGFGRVDVAVARLSISSDPAARVAELSARVDTLTETRERAVDSVEAERRRIERDLHDGPQQRLVALAMDLGLARQRLATDPAGTAELLDRAHASAKEAVADLRRVARGIHPPVLTDRGLDAALSALAARSPVPVSVHVAPGPRPPARLEAIAYFSVSEALTNVAKHASAASARVDVDVQPVGGRPHLVATVTDDGRGGADPTRGTGLRGLRDRVAAVDGDVLVSSPPGGPTVLSVRLPLPEQPTTTPTTDDRSAPTTGGPQ from the coding sequence GTGAGCACGTCCACCGCACCCCACGGCGACCTCGGCGCCCGCTCCCGCGAGCCCGGGCGGCCCACCGCCTCCCCGGCCGACGGCGCGGGCCCCGGCTCGCCGCCCGAGCCGCACGGCACCCGACGCGGGCCGCTGCGCCTGTGGCTGCGGGGCTGGACGAGCGTCGTCCACCTCGTCCTCGACGCCGTCCTCGCCGGCTTCTTCCTCGCCATCGTCGTGGCGGTCATCAGCTTCGGGCTGCTCAGCAGCACGCTCGTCGGCCTGCCCCTGCTCGCCCTCACCCTCGTCGTCGCGTTCGCCGCGATCGGCGCCGAGCGGTGGCGGATCGCGCTCCTGCTCGGCACGTGGGTCCCGCCGATGGAGCCGCGCCCACCGCACCTGCCGACGTGGCGGCGCTACCTCCTCGACCCGCGCCCGTGGCGCTCGCTGCTCTACCTCACCCTCATCTCCCTGTGGGGGCTCACCGGCGGGGTCGTCGTCCTCGCGCTGCTCCTCGCCGCGGTCACCGCGACCCTCGCCCCGCTCCTGCCGCCGGGCTCGGTCTCGCTGGGCGCCGACCCCCTCCCGCAGGGGCTCGTGTGGGCGGCCGGGGCCGTCGGCCTCCTCACGCTCCTCGTGCTGCCGTTCCTCGCGTGGGGCTTCGGGCGCGTCGACGTCGCCGTCGCGCGGCTCAGCATCTCCTCCGACCCCGCGGCCCGCGTCGCGGAGCTGTCGGCCCGCGTCGACACCCTCACCGAGACCCGCGAGCGCGCCGTCGACTCGGTCGAGGCGGAGCGCCGGCGCATCGAGCGGGACCTCCACGACGGCCCCCAGCAGCGACTCGTCGCCCTCGCGATGGACCTCGGCCTCGCCCGGCAGCGGCTCGCCACCGACCCCGCCGGCACCGCGGAGCTGCTCGACCGCGCGCACGCGTCCGCCAAGGAGGCCGTCGCCGACCTGCGGCGCGTCGCCCGAGGCATCCACCCGCCCGTCCTCACCGACCGCGGCCTCGACGCCGCGCTGTCGGCGCTCGCGGCGCGCTCCCCCGTCCCCGTGTCCGTCCACGTGGCGCCGGGACCGCGGCCACCGGCCCGGCTCGAGGCCATCGCGTACTTCTCCGTGTCGGAGGCCCTGACGAACGTCGCGAAGCACGCCTCCGCCGCCTCCGCGCGCGTCGACGTCGACGTGCAGCCCGTCGGCGGGCGCCCGCACCTCGTCGCGACGGTCACCGACGACGGCCGCGGGGGCGCCGACCCGACGCGGGGCACCGGCCTGCGCGGGCTGCGCGACCGCGTCGCGGCGGTCGACGGCGACGTCCTCGTGTCGTCGCCGCCGGGTGGGCCGACCGTCCTCAGCGTGCGGCTGCCGCTGCCGGAGCAGCCCACCACCACCCCCACGACGGACGACCGGTCCGCACCCACCACGGGAGGCCCCCAGTGA
- a CDS encoding MGMT family protein gives MPDHTLPEYAEAVLDVVDGVPPGRVTTYGRVAAVLAAAGLGGSARTVGAVMARHGAAVAWWRVCPVDGAPPAHPAEAVRRWSEEATPVRRLPDGSVRVDVPTALAELRTPRWLVGG, from the coding sequence GTGCCGGACCACACCCTCCCCGAGTACGCCGAGGCCGTCCTCGACGTCGTCGACGGTGTCCCACCCGGCCGTGTCACCACGTACGGCCGGGTGGCGGCCGTCCTCGCCGCGGCCGGGCTCGGCGGCAGCGCCCGCACCGTCGGCGCGGTCATGGCCCGGCACGGGGCCGCGGTGGCGTGGTGGCGGGTGTGCCCGGTCGACGGCGCCCCTCCCGCGCACCCGGCCGAGGCCGTCCGGCGCTGGTCGGAGGAGGCCACGCCCGTGCGGCGGCTCCCGGACGGCTCCGTGCGCGTCGACGTGCCGACCGCCCTCGCCGAGCTCCGGACGCCCCGCTGGCTGGTCGGGGGATGA
- a CDS encoding PD-(D/E)XK nuclease family protein, protein MPALPGAPPRALTADQAGLVAARGRQVVLGGAATGRTTALLAWARARLRDHGPQPLVLVPSRRAAGVVRDALEQGVGTSTRGPLARTPQSLAWALLREHAQRTGAPAPRLVTAGELDEVLADLLAGHTDRPGDGLSPVPGPRWPAGLDAAVRGSRRFRDEVRELSARLVEHGHDAAGLARLARAHGRAEWAAAARLLAEVDRVRALRGDGGLDPAATVTAAADLLADPATGLGEAVRASVAHVGVDDAHDLTPAGWSLVRELADLVDDVCVVGDPDATTQAFRGAVPAVLPRVARWLSGPGAPCREARLVTRLGAARAPGRVVDAVVEQLRTGTPAGRPLRVVDPCAATAPPGSAAERPGAVHVAVCLDAADEGHVVAAHLRAARQRTAAPLSWSDMAVVVRGGEQVARLRRALAADDVPVHVPGAATALRDEPVVAVLLEAGEVATDPALLQPDVLERLALGPLVGIDPVRWRRLVRHARTRAAASAGRAVSSQEALAHVCEAVRTRLPAGPGGDDPTVWLPPAVAAPLDRLVRVLRRGAVGAREGAELCLWEVWQAWGAAERWRRRALDGGPGAERADADLDAVVALFDAAAAWADAHPRGDVPAFARHLRGRGVGDDRLLPSRHPDAVTVTTPAGAVGLRWPLVVVAGVQDGAWPDPRLRGSLLGLTDLRAVLAGQEPPAPGGTARHAELRRQARRAVVLDELRLFHVAVSRAAEELVVTAVDDATTRPSDLVELVRRAAGTAPGAGTGAASPEVEPAAGLRPAALVARLRRRLLEADVDDTERAEVARSLARLAAAGVRGADPAEWAWVHDPGHAAHPAAGSGPGRDDAVLVSPSSVGRFLTCPLAWYLDGVGARRASETAQGLGTLVHLALEQVPDGDLERMQAVVDAGWDDLELGDGWVSAHQRTRARGMLERVSRWVAEQRAAGVEVVASEHQVDVLLELPEAGRVRVRGTVDRVERLPDGSVRVVDLKTGSSAVSVQAAAEDPQLELYQLALSEGADRPGPSGGALLLYVGTGTAKAAERVQPRLDDERREAALDRLAGVAAGMGAGRWPATPGERCRTCAVAASCPAVAQGRRLPPPVAPVRGAGDVRE, encoded by the coding sequence GTGCCCGCCCTCCCCGGCGCACCGCCGCGCGCCCTCACGGCCGACCAGGCCGGGCTCGTGGCGGCCCGCGGGCGCCAGGTCGTGCTCGGCGGCGCTGCCACCGGCCGCACCACGGCGCTGCTCGCGTGGGCCCGGGCCAGGCTGCGCGACCACGGCCCGCAGCCGCTCGTCCTCGTGCCGTCGCGCCGCGCCGCCGGTGTCGTGCGCGACGCCCTCGAGCAGGGCGTCGGCACGAGCACGCGGGGTCCGCTCGCCCGCACGCCGCAGTCGCTGGCGTGGGCGCTCCTGCGGGAGCACGCCCAGCGCACCGGTGCCCCGGCCCCCAGGCTCGTCACGGCCGGCGAGCTCGACGAGGTGCTCGCCGACCTCCTGGCCGGCCACACCGACCGACCCGGCGACGGGCTCTCCCCGGTCCCCGGACCGCGCTGGCCCGCCGGCCTCGACGCCGCCGTCCGTGGCTCACGGCGCTTCCGCGACGAGGTCCGCGAGCTGTCGGCGCGGCTCGTCGAGCACGGCCACGACGCCGCAGGCCTCGCCCGGCTCGCCCGCGCGCACGGCCGCGCGGAGTGGGCGGCCGCGGCCCGGCTGCTGGCCGAGGTCGACCGCGTGCGCGCGCTCCGGGGCGACGGCGGTCTCGACCCCGCCGCGACGGTCACGGCGGCCGCCGACCTGCTCGCCGACCCCGCCACCGGCCTCGGCGAGGCGGTCCGGGCCTCGGTGGCCCACGTGGGGGTCGACGACGCCCACGACCTCACCCCCGCGGGCTGGTCGCTGGTGCGCGAGCTCGCCGACCTCGTCGACGACGTCTGCGTCGTGGGCGACCCCGACGCGACCACCCAGGCCTTCCGCGGCGCCGTCCCCGCCGTCCTGCCCCGCGTCGCGCGGTGGCTGTCGGGCCCCGGGGCCCCGTGCCGTGAGGCCCGCCTCGTCACCCGGCTCGGCGCGGCCCGCGCGCCCGGTCGGGTGGTGGACGCCGTGGTCGAGCAGCTGCGTACCGGCACGCCGGCGGGCCGGCCGCTGCGGGTGGTCGACCCGTGCGCCGCGACCGCACCGCCCGGGAGCGCCGCCGAGCGTCCGGGCGCCGTCCACGTCGCGGTGTGCCTCGACGCCGCCGACGAGGGTCACGTCGTCGCCGCGCACCTCCGTGCCGCCCGGCAGCGAACGGCGGCCCCGCTGTCGTGGTCGGACATGGCGGTCGTCGTCCGTGGCGGCGAGCAGGTCGCCAGGCTGCGGCGCGCGCTCGCCGCCGACGACGTCCCCGTCCACGTCCCCGGTGCCGCGACCGCGCTGCGCGACGAGCCCGTCGTCGCCGTCCTGCTGGAGGCCGGTGAGGTCGCGACCGATCCGGCCCTGCTGCAGCCCGACGTCCTCGAGCGGCTCGCGCTCGGCCCGCTCGTGGGCATCGACCCCGTCCGGTGGCGGCGGCTGGTGCGGCACGCGCGCACCCGTGCCGCGGCGTCGGCGGGTCGGGCGGTCTCCTCGCAGGAGGCGCTCGCGCACGTCTGCGAGGCCGTGCGGACCCGGCTCCCGGCCGGTCCGGGCGGCGACGACCCGACCGTCTGGCTGCCGCCCGCCGTGGCGGCCCCCCTCGACCGGCTGGTGCGCGTGCTCCGGCGCGGGGCGGTGGGCGCCCGGGAGGGCGCCGAGCTGTGCCTGTGGGAGGTGTGGCAGGCGTGGGGTGCGGCGGAACGGTGGCGCCGGCGTGCCCTCGACGGCGGCCCCGGCGCCGAGCGCGCGGACGCCGACCTCGACGCCGTCGTCGCGCTGTTCGACGCCGCCGCGGCGTGGGCGGACGCCCACCCGCGCGGTGACGTCCCCGCCTTCGCCCGGCACCTGCGCGGTCGCGGGGTCGGTGACGACCGGCTCCTGCCGAGCCGCCACCCCGACGCCGTCACCGTCACCACCCCGGCCGGGGCGGTCGGGCTGCGCTGGCCGCTCGTCGTCGTCGCGGGTGTGCAGGACGGCGCGTGGCCGGACCCCCGCCTGCGGGGTTCGCTGCTCGGCCTCACCGACCTTCGGGCCGTCCTCGCGGGCCAGGAGCCGCCGGCGCCGGGCGGGACCGCGCGGCACGCGGAGCTGCGGCGGCAGGCCCGGCGCGCCGTGGTGCTCGACGAGCTCCGGCTCTTCCACGTCGCGGTGAGCCGGGCCGCCGAGGAGCTCGTCGTCACGGCCGTCGACGACGCCACCACACGCCCGAGCGACCTCGTCGAGCTCGTGCGCCGAGCCGCGGGGACCGCTCCGGGCGCCGGTACGGGCGCCGCGTCCCCGGAGGTCGAGCCCGCGGCCGGCCTGCGGCCCGCCGCGCTCGTCGCGCGGTTGCGGCGACGTCTCCTCGAGGCCGACGTCGACGACACCGAGCGCGCCGAGGTCGCCCGCTCGCTCGCCCGGCTCGCGGCCGCCGGCGTGCGGGGCGCGGACCCCGCGGAGTGGGCGTGGGTGCACGACCCCGGCCACGCCGCCCACCCGGCCGCCGGGTCCGGACCCGGCCGGGACGACGCGGTGCTCGTCTCGCCCTCGAGCGTCGGGCGCTTCCTCACGTGCCCCCTGGCGTGGTACCTCGACGGCGTCGGCGCCCGGCGTGCGTCGGAGACCGCGCAGGGACTCGGCACGCTCGTGCACCTGGCGCTCGAGCAGGTCCCCGACGGCGACCTCGAGCGGATGCAGGCCGTCGTCGACGCCGGCTGGGACGACCTCGAGCTGGGCGACGGATGGGTGTCCGCGCACCAGCGCACCCGGGCCCGCGGCATGCTCGAGCGGGTGTCCCGCTGGGTGGCGGAGCAGCGGGCGGCGGGGGTCGAGGTCGTCGCCTCCGAGCACCAGGTCGACGTCCTCCTCGAGCTGCCCGAGGCCGGCCGGGTCCGGGTGCGGGGCACCGTCGACCGCGTCGAGCGGCTCCCCGACGGCAGCGTCCGCGTCGTCGACCTCAAGACCGGGTCGAGCGCCGTGTCGGTGCAGGCCGCCGCCGAGGACCCGCAGCTCGAGCTCTACCAGCTGGCGCTGAGCGAGGGCGCCGACCGGCCCGGGCCCTCGGGCGGCGCGCTCCTGCTCTACGTCGGCACGGGCACCGCGAAGGCGGCCGAGCGGGTGCAGCCCCGTCTCGACGACGAGCGACGGGAGGCCGCCCTCGACCGGCTCGCCGGCGTCGCCGCCGGGATGGGCGCCGGACGCTGGCCTGCGACCCCGGGGGAGCGGTGCCGCACCTGCGCCGTGGCGGCGAGCTGCCCGGCCGTCGCGCAGGGGCGCCGGCTCCCACCGCCCGTCGCCCCCGTGCGCGGGGCGGGTGACGTCCGTGAGTGA
- a CDS encoding UvrD-helicase domain-containing protein, with translation MSELLRLRELRGVDDLEAALDLRYRLGEEQRAVVTAPLGSGLVVAGAGSGKTETMSLRVAWLVGTHQVEPEEVLGLTFTRKAAGELAERVTRAVERLQSWLGHGDAPVLVERPTARTYHSFAAALVADHAGHLGLDEPRLVGEAAAWQAAHRLVVGWPHPMEPGKNPSQVTAALLSLAGQCAEHGVEPEALARSLRGHLDALRAHAEAGWLTTQHQRDVVASLERRLALVPLLESWRETKRERGVVDHGDQVALAVSVARSEGVRQRLRAEHRVVLLDEYQDTSTAQTDLLAGLFGDGHPVTAVGDPHQSIFGWRGASAGTLSRFLDRFRRPDGTAPDVFSLSTSWRNPSVVLEVANVLAAPLREAGVPGGAPVGVLRPAPTAPPGAVRVLHVADEAEESATVAEWLRSRREHPVDDRPPTQAVLCRRRSQMGRVEDALRAAGVPVVVLGLGGLLDEPEVVDVVSLVAAAVDPTRGDALVRLLTGARWGLAAPDLEALRDRARELAGDDRDSAGLVDAVELLPGPGWRSASGRTLSEVARERLGQLAGVLARVRSVAHRPAVDVVVAAITASATDVEVEASADDARQARRVLDRLVEEAAAYADVDGASDVVRFLAWLDVARTEERGLDAVDVTPDPTAVQVLTVHSAKGLEWDDVAVVDLVAGGFPVREGAGGPGWGWLRDDGALPFPSRGDSDSLPVWSPAAAVSRSDAATRLERFRAGVGAHAALEERRLAYVAVTRPRRALLLTGARWGTGTRPRPPSPFLTEARDVAGGSPRWVDDALDRPEPPETGGGQGAAWPADAPAVRERLARAAAEVRAATPLGGPRGGEPSPGTAPTEPTWSHLVDVVLAERAARGGAARALPGHLSASQVVALAADPDGARADLLRPVPTRPQVRAREGTRFHEWLERRGGPRRGLFETDELLGAADDAAGDAGLAELRARFERSEWADAELVGVEVPFSTTLVVHGRPVVLRGRVDAVVRPLNRSTGGGRARTGAVRADVDLEVVDWKTGSPPSGAAAAARAHQLAVYRLATARAHGLPPERVGAAFWYAGSGPAGTTVRPRDLLDEAGLVRLLENSTGPGAGRER, from the coding sequence GTGAGTGAGCTCCTGCGGCTCCGCGAGCTGCGCGGGGTCGACGACCTCGAGGCGGCCCTCGACCTCCGCTACCGGCTGGGGGAGGAGCAGCGCGCCGTCGTCACCGCCCCGCTCGGCAGCGGGCTCGTCGTCGCCGGCGCGGGATCGGGCAAGACCGAGACCATGAGCCTGCGGGTCGCGTGGCTCGTCGGGACGCACCAGGTGGAGCCCGAGGAGGTGCTCGGCCTCACCTTCACCCGCAAGGCCGCGGGCGAGCTGGCCGAGCGGGTCACCCGGGCGGTCGAGCGCCTGCAGTCGTGGCTCGGGCACGGGGACGCGCCGGTGCTCGTCGAGCGGCCCACCGCCCGCACCTACCACTCCTTCGCCGCCGCGCTCGTCGCCGACCACGCCGGGCACCTCGGCCTCGACGAGCCGCGACTCGTCGGGGAGGCCGCCGCGTGGCAGGCGGCCCACCGGCTCGTCGTCGGCTGGCCGCACCCGATGGAGCCCGGCAAGAACCCCTCGCAGGTCACCGCCGCGCTGCTGTCCCTCGCCGGCCAGTGCGCGGAGCACGGCGTGGAGCCCGAGGCGCTCGCCCGGTCGCTGCGCGGGCACCTCGACGCGCTCCGCGCCCACGCCGAGGCCGGATGGCTCACCACCCAGCACCAGCGCGACGTCGTCGCCTCCCTCGAGCGCCGTCTCGCCCTCGTGCCGCTCCTGGAGTCCTGGCGCGAGACGAAGCGGGAGCGCGGCGTGGTCGACCACGGCGACCAGGTCGCGCTGGCGGTCTCGGTGGCCCGCTCGGAGGGCGTGCGGCAGCGCCTGCGGGCCGAGCACCGCGTCGTGCTCCTCGACGAGTACCAGGACACGTCGACGGCCCAGACCGACCTCCTCGCCGGCCTCTTCGGCGACGGCCACCCCGTCACCGCGGTCGGGGACCCCCACCAGTCGATCTTCGGGTGGCGGGGGGCCAGCGCCGGCACGCTCAGCCGGTTCCTCGACCGCTTCCGACGCCCCGACGGCACCGCACCCGACGTCTTCTCGCTGTCGACCAGCTGGCGCAACCCGTCGGTCGTCCTGGAGGTGGCGAACGTCCTCGCGGCGCCCCTTCGCGAGGCGGGTGTGCCGGGTGGTGCCCCTGTGGGGGTCCTCCGTCCCGCCCCCACCGCCCCGCCCGGAGCCGTGCGGGTGCTCCACGTCGCCGACGAGGCGGAGGAGAGCGCGACGGTGGCGGAGTGGCTGCGGTCCCGGCGCGAGCACCCGGTCGACGACCGGCCCCCGACCCAGGCCGTCCTGTGCCGACGCCGCTCGCAGATGGGCCGTGTGGAGGACGCCCTCCGCGCCGCCGGGGTGCCCGTCGTCGTCCTCGGCCTCGGGGGACTCCTCGACGAGCCGGAGGTGGTCGACGTCGTGAGCCTCGTCGCCGCCGCCGTCGACCCCACGCGCGGCGACGCCCTCGTCCGCCTGCTGACGGGGGCGCGGTGGGGCCTCGCCGCGCCCGACCTCGAGGCGCTGCGCGACCGCGCCCGGGAGCTCGCGGGGGACGACCGCGACTCCGCAGGCCTCGTCGACGCCGTCGAGCTGCTGCCCGGCCCCGGGTGGCGCTCGGCGAGCGGTCGAACCCTGTCGGAGGTCGCCCGCGAACGGCTCGGTCAGCTCGCCGGCGTCCTCGCCCGCGTGCGGTCCGTCGCCCACAGGCCGGCGGTCGACGTCGTCGTCGCGGCGATCACCGCGTCCGCCACGGACGTCGAGGTCGAGGCCTCCGCCGACGACGCCCGCCAGGCGCGTCGCGTGCTCGACCGGCTCGTCGAGGAGGCCGCGGCGTACGCCGACGTCGACGGCGCCTCCGACGTCGTGCGCTTCCTCGCGTGGCTCGACGTCGCCCGCACCGAGGAGCGCGGCCTCGACGCGGTCGACGTCACGCCCGACCCGACCGCGGTCCAGGTGCTCACCGTCCACTCGGCCAAGGGCCTGGAGTGGGACGACGTCGCCGTCGTGGACCTCGTCGCGGGCGGCTTCCCCGTCCGGGAGGGTGCCGGTGGACCGGGCTGGGGCTGGCTGCGGGACGACGGCGCCCTGCCCTTCCCGAGCCGCGGCGACAGCGACTCCCTGCCCGTGTGGTCGCCCGCCGCGGCGGTGTCGCGCTCGGACGCCGCGACCCGGCTCGAGCGGTTCCGCGCCGGCGTCGGGGCGCACGCCGCGCTCGAGGAGCGCCGGCTCGCCTACGTCGCCGTCACCCGGCCCCGCCGCGCGCTGCTTCTCACCGGGGCGCGGTGGGGGACGGGCACGCGGCCACGACCGCCCTCCCCGTTCCTCACGGAGGCGCGCGACGTCGCCGGCGGCTCACCCCGGTGGGTCGACGACGCCCTCGACCGGCCCGAGCCGCCGGAGACCGGTGGGGGCCAGGGCGCGGCGTGGCCCGCCGACGCGCCCGCCGTGCGCGAGCGGCTCGCCCGGGCCGCGGCCGAGGTGCGGGCCGCCACCCCGCTCGGTGGCCCGCGCGGCGGGGAGCCGTCGCCCGGGACCGCGCCGACGGAGCCGACGTGGTCCCACCTCGTCGACGTCGTCCTCGCGGAGCGCGCCGCCCGCGGCGGCGCCGCACGGGCGCTGCCCGGCCACCTGTCGGCGTCGCAGGTCGTGGCGCTCGCCGCGGACCCCGACGGCGCGCGCGCCGACCTGCTGCGGCCCGTCCCGACCCGCCCCCAGGTGCGGGCCCGCGAGGGGACGCGCTTCCACGAGTGGCTGGAGCGCCGTGGTGGCCCGCGCCGCGGCCTGTTCGAGACCGACGAGCTGCTCGGTGCCGCGGACGACGCGGCGGGCGACGCCGGCCTCGCGGAGCTCCGTGCCCGCTTCGAGCGGTCGGAGTGGGCCGACGCCGAGCTGGTCGGGGTCGAGGTGCCCTTCAGCACCACCCTGGTCGTGCACGGGCGACCGGTCGTGCTCCGGGGCCGGGTCGACGCCGTCGTCCGCCCGCTGAACCGGTCGACCGGCGGGGGTCGCGCGCGCACGGGCGCTGTCCGAGCGGACGTCGACCTCGAGGTCGTCGACTGGAAGACCGGGTCGCCGCCGAGCGGGGCGGCGGCCGCCGCGCGCGCGCACCAGCTCGCGGTGTACCGACTGGCGACCGCGCGGGCGCACGGGCTGCCGCCGGAGCGGGTGGGCGCCGCGTTCTGGTACGCCGGGTCCGGTCCGGCGGGCACGACCGTCCGGCCCCGCGACCTGCTCGACGAGGCCGGGCTCGTGCGCCTGCTCGAGAACTCGACCGGACCAGGAGCCGGCCGGGAACGCTAG
- a CDS encoding phosphotransferase produces MPVPSPGDPAPPGAPSSPPPDASGTPVSAPASSDRPRSPATLAALLVAAVPDLRPAAVAPAHSHRQHVDAAVVHDDEQGVWLVLAPRDLAASQRLAAETEAVRLLAGVVPFDVPRPRADVALPGGGRAIVLAAPRGRPVDLTRLAASPAVCRSVGRSVAALHDVTTAVVERAGVPVHDAAEVRRRRLLDLDRGAGTGRVPPVLLQRWEEVLEDTTLWDFSPTVVHGDLVAERLVVTGEEVTAVLDWTEVHVGDPAEDLAWLAVGAEPETVSLVMESYARSRHGHVDDELLARAVLHGEMALVRWLLHGVATGDEGVQDDAFGMLEQLAGWVEAETEARRAQTGTSGDPEVSEEQPEQTEATEQPDEDPGEPEQSDGEPEEPEEPEEPEEPRDPRESQDGRPPTAD; encoded by the coding sequence GTGCCCGTCCCGTCCCCCGGCGACCCCGCTCCTCCGGGCGCGCCGTCGAGCCCGCCGCCCGACGCGTCCGGCACTCCTGTGAGCGCCCCGGCCAGCAGCGACCGCCCGCGCTCGCCCGCCACGCTGGCGGCGCTCCTCGTCGCCGCGGTCCCGGACCTGCGACCCGCGGCGGTCGCGCCGGCGCACTCGCACCGGCAGCACGTCGACGCCGCGGTCGTCCACGACGACGAGCAGGGCGTGTGGCTCGTGCTGGCCCCGCGCGACCTGGCGGCGTCGCAGCGGCTGGCGGCGGAGACGGAGGCGGTCAGGCTCCTCGCCGGCGTCGTGCCGTTCGACGTGCCGCGACCCCGGGCCGACGTCGCCCTGCCCGGCGGCGGGCGGGCGATCGTGCTCGCCGCCCCTCGCGGTCGCCCGGTCGACCTCACCCGGCTCGCGGCGTCCCCCGCGGTGTGCCGCTCGGTCGGCCGGAGCGTCGCCGCGCTCCACGACGTCACGACCGCCGTCGTCGAGCGGGCGGGCGTGCCGGTCCACGACGCCGCCGAGGTACGGCGTCGCCGCCTCCTCGACCTCGACCGCGGCGCCGGGACGGGGCGGGTCCCGCCCGTGCTCCTCCAGCGCTGGGAGGAGGTGCTCGAGGACACGACCCTGTGGGACTTCAGCCCCACCGTCGTCCACGGCGACCTCGTGGCCGAGCGCCTCGTCGTGACGGGCGAGGAGGTGACGGCCGTCCTCGACTGGACCGAGGTCCACGTCGGCGACCCCGCCGAGGACCTCGCGTGGCTGGCCGTGGGCGCGGAGCCGGAGACGGTGTCCCTCGTCATGGAGTCGTACGCCCGGTCGCGCCACGGGCACGTCGACGACGAGCTCCTCGCGCGGGCGGTGCTCCACGGCGAGATGGCGCTCGTGCGCTGGCTGCTCCACGGCGTCGCGACCGGGGACGAGGGGGTGCAGGACGACGCCTTCGGCATGCTCGAGCAGCTCGCCGGCTGGGTCGAGGCCGAGACCGAGGCGCGCCGGGCACAGACGGGGACGTCGGGCGACCCCGAGGTCTCCGAGGAGCAGCCCGAGCAGACCGAGGCGACCGAGCAGCCCGACGAGGACCCCGGGGAACCCGAGCAGTCCGACGGGGAGCCCGAGGAGCCCGAGGAGCCCGAGGAGCCCGAGGAGCCCCGGGATCCCCGGGAGTCCCAGGACGGTCGTCCGCCGACGGCGGACTAG